A part of Nostoc edaphicum CCNP1411 genomic DNA contains:
- a CDS encoding ParA family protein, whose protein sequence is MHIIAVVNGKGGSAKTTTSVNLAAILAEKSKVLLVDADPQGSATWWAERNERDFELSKETDTNELLKLKKVKGFDFIIVDTPPALHFEALQITIDAADFVLLPSPPAPMDLQALIETVQASIRPANVKFRVLLTRVDPRSLGKALDAQQALMQGGIPAFNGFVRAYAVHEQAVLDGIPITQVRGKIAREAEGDYRRVADELLREVNTHG, encoded by the coding sequence GTGCATATTATTGCTGTTGTGAACGGAAAGGGAGGGTCAGCTAAGACGACAACTAGCGTCAATTTAGCAGCCATCCTTGCAGAGAAATCAAAAGTATTGTTGGTAGATGCAGATCCTCAAGGTTCTGCTACTTGGTGGGCAGAGCGCAATGAGCGAGATTTTGAATTATCTAAGGAAACAGATACGAATGAGTTGTTAAAACTTAAAAAAGTAAAAGGGTTTGATTTTATTATTGTGGACACTCCTCCGGCACTCCACTTTGAGGCACTGCAAATTACTATCGATGCGGCTGATTTTGTTTTGCTGCCATCTCCCCCAGCCCCAATGGATCTTCAGGCACTGATTGAAACTGTACAGGCATCGATCAGACCAGCAAATGTTAAGTTTCGAGTTTTATTAACTCGTGTTGATCCTCGTAGTTTGGGTAAGGCACTTGATGCTCAACAAGCACTCATGCAAGGCGGTATTCCTGCATTTAACGGTTTTGTCAGGGCTTATGCTGTTCATGAACAAGCTGTTCTTGATGGCATACCAATTACTCAAGTTCGCGGAAAAATAGCTCGTGAAGCTGAAGGGGATTATCGGCGTGTTGCTGATGAGCTTTTGAGAGAGGTAAATACTCATGGCTAA
- a CDS encoding putative CRISPR-associated protein, with translation MSKTIPHTLICTVGTSLFKPNLFGLPLPTAENYESWLSKQPEADRQYLSSELIDNLKATVIDNLKLDLEKQNWKNTAEALSKLPGDLRVCGAEINSITDLIKREYCTNNCSLVFCHSATTEGLQIAKILEYYYHIKGHQVDLEEIKDLQDTNPKLFRTKGLRNLAKTISRIVREKGSQFCAINATGGYKAQIAIGVLMGQALGVSVYYKHEQFSEIIAFPPMPIGLDFSLWLEISGWLTALDRPKEMVAQEDVEEDWNETMEALVERVELDGKIYFELSPTGQIFHETFKGRFESDKDAVLPPQLPINQKQQPDLTSHGWGNARNSILNLLQKITDSRPYVRLCRTHYWNPDLSSPTLFRLKGEQIEGIFSNGTWTVKFFVETSANTQGQRAACIADLNSFVSDWL, from the coding sequence ATGAGTAAAACTATTCCTCACACCCTCATTTGTACAGTAGGCACAAGTCTTTTTAAACCAAATCTTTTTGGACTACCACTACCAACTGCTGAAAATTATGAATCTTGGTTATCTAAACAGCCAGAAGCAGATAGACAATATTTATCATCTGAGTTAATTGATAATTTAAAAGCAACTGTAATAGATAACTTAAAACTAGATTTAGAAAAGCAAAACTGGAAAAATACAGCAGAAGCTCTAAGTAAATTACCTGGAGATTTAAGGGTATGTGGAGCAGAAATAAATTCAATTACTGATTTAATCAAGCGTGAATACTGCACAAATAATTGCTCTCTAGTTTTTTGTCACTCTGCTACAACTGAAGGTTTACAAATTGCTAAAATACTTGAGTATTATTATCACATAAAAGGACATCAAGTTGATTTAGAAGAAATCAAAGACCTTCAAGATACAAATCCTAAACTTTTTCGTACTAAAGGATTGCGAAATCTCGCCAAAACTATAAGTCGAATTGTCAGAGAAAAAGGTTCTCAATTTTGTGCAATTAATGCTACAGGTGGATATAAAGCACAAATTGCTATTGGTGTATTAATGGGTCAAGCATTGGGGGTCTCAGTTTACTATAAACATGAACAATTTAGTGAAATAATTGCATTTCCACCTATGCCAATCGGCCTTGATTTCAGCTTGTGGTTGGAAATAAGTGGCTGGCTTACTGCCTTAGATCGTCCCAAAGAGATGGTAGCACAAGAAGATGTTGAGGAAGATTGGAATGAAACAATGGAAGCTTTAGTTGAACGAGTAGAATTGGATGGGAAGATATATTTTGAATTATCGCCAACAGGTCAAATTTTTCACGAAACCTTCAAAGGTAGATTTGAATCTGATAAAGATGCTGTTTTGCCCCCACAATTACCAATTAATCAAAAACAACAGCCGGATTTAACTAGTCATGGTTGGGGAAATGCCAGAAATTCCATTTTAAATCTTTTACAAAAAATCACTGATTCTCGTCCCTATGTCCGTTTATGTCGTACCCATTATTGGAATCCAGATTTATCTTCTCCTACATTATTTAGATTAAAGGGAGAGCAAATAGAAGGGATTTTTAGTAACGGAACATGGACTGTCAAATTTTTTGTTGAAACCTCAGCAAATACTCAAGGACAACGAGCAGCTTGTATAGCTGATCTGAATAGTTTTGTTAGTGATTGGTTGTAG
- a CDS encoding TIGR03986 family CRISPR-associated RAMP protein: MAEGKLLVIGGKTLQVKFINAKGKEVSFNIKESELSPPLLEKKKNALAQLDGLEVEFEEVGGQPQQLREKGKKFGNSPSGDFHNPYNFVPALPRNTEKVKNSELGDRTPSGHDSYKDDLWSGKISVTLTTVTPLLIPDAAEATEDDKGHKTYDIRMVDGKPYLPPTSIKGMLRSAYETVTNSRLSVFVKHEDRLAFRMPTKNNLIPARVEVENNELFLRLMETPNLLANTARLLRYQKSSNLPDKGESREAVRDDESQELPKHGDAVWVRLNKGIVTRIRTWTPNSPGGGEWLKGWVFVTGANINGKRYERVFIESKDNQKITVTDNIKSLWKELISNYQEIHTKDLKNRRNNNQHPQDYLGSTPGQTGWSRHIYEESERELKEGTLCYVELKNNQVTALFPVSISRQLYKISPHKLLDISLQTATDINSLSPADRVFGWVNQNPNGKGSYKGCLRVNTVQCNSNDSVENFGDNGFPLAILGQPKPQQARFYIAKDNQGTPLDKGIRKEDSYQSNYSLRGRKVYPHHKNLSSQYWDSPIEDRPQEGHFQEYRRPKKNNAEQRDDQNRSIKGWVKPNTTFSLNIDVTNLSQIELGGLLWLLSLPEGNYHRLGGGKPLGFGSVKLTINWDETDLRKGEAWRKFYSSLTSVLNSSPTAAEAAIKIFKDTVAEVYGNGQSFEQIRFIQAFCCGCQGFNDNKPVHYPRKRQQQGQNPVPPHPDGETFKWFVENERTGNPGGLKVSLPELWNETGLPYFDVR; encoded by the coding sequence ATGGCAGAGGGAAAACTATTAGTTATTGGTGGTAAAACTTTACAAGTAAAATTTATTAATGCTAAAGGCAAAGAAGTCAGTTTCAATATCAAAGAATCTGAATTATCACCACCACTTTTGGAGAAAAAGAAAAATGCGCTCGCTCAATTAGATGGATTAGAAGTTGAATTTGAGGAAGTTGGCGGACAACCACAGCAACTGAGAGAAAAAGGCAAGAAATTTGGAAATTCCCCAAGTGGTGACTTTCATAACCCTTATAACTTTGTTCCTGCACTCCCCAGAAATACAGAGAAAGTAAAAAACAGTGAGTTAGGCGATCGCACTCCTTCCGGTCACGATTCTTATAAAGATGACTTGTGGAGTGGTAAGATTTCTGTCACTTTGACCACAGTTACACCTTTACTGATTCCTGATGCGGCTGAAGCTACAGAAGATGATAAGGGTCACAAAACCTATGATATTCGCATGGTTGACGGTAAACCTTATTTACCACCAACTTCGATTAAAGGGATGCTGCGATCGGCTTATGAAACTGTGACTAATTCTCGACTTTCAGTGTTTGTTAAGCATGAAGACCGTTTGGCTTTTCGGATGCCTACTAAAAATAACCTTATTCCTGCTAGGGTTGAAGTCGAAAATAATGAGTTATTTTTAAGACTAATGGAAACACCTAATCTGCTAGCTAATACAGCAAGATTATTACGCTATCAAAAAAGTAGTAATCTCCCAGATAAAGGCGAGAGTAGAGAAGCAGTTAGGGATGATGAATCGCAGGAATTACCTAAACATGGAGATGCAGTTTGGGTGAGACTGAATAAAGGAATAGTAACGCGAATTAGGACATGGACTCCGAATTCTCCTGGTGGGGGTGAGTGGCTAAAAGGATGGGTGTTTGTCACAGGTGCAAATATCAATGGTAAAAGATATGAGCGAGTTTTTATTGAAAGTAAAGACAATCAGAAAATAACTGTCACTGATAATATTAAATCTCTTTGGAAAGAACTTATAAGTAATTATCAAGAAATCCATACTAAAGATTTAAAAAATCGACGTAATAATAACCAGCACCCACAAGATTATCTCGGTAGTACGCCCGGTCAAACAGGATGGTCTCGTCATATCTATGAAGAGAGTGAACGGGAATTAAAGGAAGGAACTTTATGTTATGTAGAACTGAAAAATAATCAAGTCACTGCTTTATTTCCCGTATCTATTTCTCGCCAATTATATAAAATATCACCTCATAAACTCTTAGATATTAGTCTGCAAACAGCAACAGATATTAATTCTCTCTCTCCAGCAGATAGAGTATTTGGCTGGGTTAATCAAAATCCAAATGGTAAGGGTTCTTACAAAGGATGTCTACGTGTTAATACTGTGCAATGTAATTCAAATGATTCAGTAGAAAATTTTGGAGATAATGGTTTTCCTCTTGCTATTTTGGGACAGCCAAAGCCGCAACAGGCAAGATTTTACATTGCTAAAGATAACCAAGGTACTCCACTTGATAAAGGAATACGAAAAGAAGATAGTTATCAGAGTAATTATAGTTTAAGGGGACGCAAGGTTTATCCTCACCATAAAAATTTATCCTCACAATACTGGGATAGTCCTATTGAAGATAGACCACAAGAGGGACATTTCCAAGAATATCGTAGACCTAAAAAAAATAATGCAGAACAAAGAGATGATCAAAATCGTTCTATTAAAGGTTGGGTGAAACCTAACACCACTTTCAGTTTGAATATTGATGTAACTAATCTTTCACAGATTGAACTCGGCGGACTGCTGTGGTTGTTATCTCTACCTGAAGGTAATTATCACCGTTTAGGCGGAGGTAAACCGCTAGGTTTTGGAAGTGTAAAATTAACTATTAATTGGGATGAAACTGACCTGCGTAAAGGAGAAGCTTGGCGAAAGTTCTATTCATCCTTAACATCAGTTCTTAATTCATCACCAACAGCAGCAGAAGCAGCAATCAAAATTTTTAAAGATACCGTTGCTGAAGTTTATGGTAATGGTCAATCTTTTGAACAAATTCGTTTTATTCAGGCATTTTGTTGTGGATGTCAAGGCTTTAATGACAATAAACCTGTTCATTATCCTAGAAAACGTCAACAGCAAGGACAAAACCCTGTACCTCCTCATCCAGATGGAGAAACTTTTAAATGGTTTGTTGAGAATGAGCGAACAGGAAACCCTGGTGGACTCAAAGTTTCATTACCAGAACTTTGGAATGAAACAGGTTTACCATACTTTGATGTCAGGTAA
- the csx19 gene encoding CRISPR-associated protein Csx19, with amino-acid sequence MLVLHGRTSSSDIPLSKALENCAAILSKDSQGIALLYAPTYCHFAKVQSDGTLIDVQGEIKNLDDVFEVRAFNKTSELRWLNKLNGQGKAVLISEVDISQYLQESISQLTALNTIKQEYVLWGEGLENSFQSGWGKLAKSRIGSIYVPITGLTANKRVYLTAVEYLKADEEYGNVSVVEERLIGLKVK; translated from the coding sequence ATGCTTGTATTACACGGACGTACTAGCAGCAGCGATATTCCCTTGTCAAAAGCCTTAGAAAACTGTGCTGCTATATTATCTAAGGATTCTCAGGGGATAGCATTACTTTATGCTCCTACCTATTGTCATTTTGCTAAAGTTCAAAGTGATGGGACTCTAATTGATGTTCAAGGAGAAATTAAAAATCTAGATGATGTTTTTGAAGTCAGAGCATTTAATAAAACCAGCGAACTACGTTGGTTAAATAAATTAAATGGACAAGGTAAAGCCGTCTTAATTTCTGAAGTCGATATTTCACAATATTTACAAGAATCGATTTCTCAATTAACCGCATTAAATACGATTAAACAGGAATATGTTCTTTGGGGAGAAGGGTTGGAAAATTCATTCCAGTCTGGATGGGGTAAACTAGCTAAATCCCGGATTGGTTCTATTTATGTACCCATAACTGGTTTGACTGCGAATAAACGAGTTTATTTGACAGCAGTTGAATATCTAAAGGCTGATGAAGAGTATGGCAATGTATCAGTAGTAGAAGAAAGATTAATAGGATTAAAGGTGAAGTAA
- a CDS encoding RAMP superfamily CRISPR-associated protein: MARKIQSRLHITGTLVAQSPIHVGGIGGNSQVDLALAVNGQGQYYIPGTSLAGALRGWMEMSINYSTLATLWGFQEENGRVGHASFVLVEDAAIEGAVSEIREGVGINRIWGTAEDKFKYNRAILPKGTKIPLNITLDISPKSDNEKALLAQLLKALENGEIRLGAAKTRGLGRVKLENLSIREHNLGNRNGILKMLQGNSDRLNLNDLFNSDGQFPQASQITIEIHWQPQTSVMVKAEGDGIVVDILPLVSEFDNHLSFVLPGSSIKGALRTQAERIVRTVCHWPTQQYFQEQIELSLVEDLFGVRAKANNQNNKGIGSLFIDDCYANMRINHHTWADIQSSKSNSDLRQNLNRVNLQTTQQAFHVAIDRWTGGAADSFLYSNIELIGVNWQPIRLQLNLKRIQENQLPGIALILLVLRDLAEGRIALGYGTNRGMGSIEVVKIIIQGRNLADSLKELESKELPNGNINEFSPSVLNYLSQAWQDWIHQNIKESK; encoded by the coding sequence ATGGCGCGGAAGATTCAATCACGTCTTCATATTACTGGGACTTTAGTTGCCCAAAGTCCGATTCATGTTGGTGGTATCGGTGGCAATTCTCAAGTTGATTTAGCTTTAGCAGTCAATGGTCAAGGTCAATATTACATTCCTGGAACTAGCCTAGCAGGAGCATTGCGAGGCTGGATGGAAATGTCTATTAATTATTCAACTCTCGCAACTTTATGGGGATTTCAAGAGGAAAACGGCAGAGTTGGTCATGCTAGTTTTGTTCTAGTTGAAGATGCCGCTATTGAGGGTGCAGTCTCAGAAATTCGTGAAGGAGTAGGCATCAATCGCATCTGGGGAACTGCCGAAGATAAATTTAAGTATAACCGGGCAATTTTACCCAAAGGAACTAAAATCCCTCTAAACATTACCCTTGATATTTCTCCTAAGTCTGACAATGAGAAGGCTTTATTGGCTCAACTGCTTAAAGCTTTAGAAAATGGGGAAATTCGCCTGGGTGCTGCTAAAACTAGAGGGCTAGGAAGAGTTAAGCTAGAAAATTTAAGTATTCGTGAACATAATTTGGGTAATCGCAATGGCATCTTAAAAATGCTTCAGGGTAATAGCGATCGCCTAAATCTCAATGATTTATTCAACAGCGATGGGCAATTTCCTCAAGCTTCTCAAATTACTATTGAAATTCATTGGCAACCCCAAACTTCAGTAATGGTAAAAGCTGAGGGAGATGGAATTGTAGTCGATATCTTACCTCTAGTTAGTGAATTTGACAATCACCTTTCTTTTGTTCTTCCTGGTAGCTCAATCAAAGGAGCTTTACGCACTCAAGCCGAACGTATAGTCCGCACGGTTTGTCATTGGCCAACTCAGCAATATTTTCAGGAACAAATTGAACTTTCTTTAGTTGAAGATTTATTTGGTGTTAGAGCTAAAGCTAATAATCAAAATAACAAAGGTATTGGTTCACTTTTTATTGATGACTGTTATGCAAATATGAGAATTAATCATCATACTTGGGCAGATATTCAATCATCAAAAAGCAATTCTGATTTGCGACAAAATTTAAATAGGGTTAATTTACAAACCACTCAACAAGCATTTCATGTTGCAATTGATCGCTGGACAGGTGGTGCTGCTGATAGTTTTTTATATAGTAACATCGAACTCATAGGAGTGAATTGGCAACCAATTCGCTTGCAGTTGAATTTAAAGCGTATTCAAGAAAATCAACTGCCAGGGATTGCACTGATACTTTTAGTTCTACGAGATTTAGCTGAAGGTCGTATTGCTTTAGGATATGGAACAAATCGAGGTATGGGGTCAATTGAGGTCGTAAAAATTATTATTCAAGGTCGCAATTTAGCCGATTCTCTAAAAGAATTAGAAAGTAAAGAATTACCCAATGGTAATATAAATGAGTTCAGTCCCTCAGTCTTAAATTATCTTAGTCAAGCTTGGCAAGATTGGATTCATCAAAATATTAAGGAGTCTAAATAA
- a CDS encoding RAMP superfamily CRISPR-associated protein, whose product MSKNKPKKHSKKAAISNNKPVKNTVQPSKTQHKNLPPAPKIFSAHIKLISDWHIGCGAGITGDIDSLVQRNQDKLPYIPAKTLTGIWRDACELVALGLDNGSENGVWQKWVDYLFGEQPNIAVQAIETSPRSAALSIRAAYLPENLATLLKDKPQLREALTFVKPGIQINSKSGCAEEECLRFEEMVRGGTILEAKCEINLPEDENQKCTAYALLIAGTQLVERLGGKRRRGAGKCQLVVAEDIPSWINWLVDNPEAPTVPDLDKKYADINTEDIQITATENDNWLYIPLQIITKSPVIISQRTVGNITETLDYIPGTHLLRLVSRKLSNLGIHLRSAIARGDILVTNATLEVGEQQGRPIPLPLFYEKLGGGIEKGGKVYNRFLESEPNNQQLKGYRTGYIGSTNNSHLPQYAKINLTVGTHSTIEDKYQRPTSDVGGVYSYEAIQPGTQLKAELRLRKSWADLFKQKKANWWDCLNGKDRLGQSKKDDYGAVDIKVLGKPQDIHQNNSTNNSQLTVWLLSDILLRDERLRPSTSIGDLVKELETVLGVKLEIQKQEHDKLSLIARQHRIESWQVRWGLPRPSLVGLAAGTCVVFNVNGQLDASKLSQIEASGIGERRAEGYGQVCFNDPLLLRETSNLQQDNTENNKEPKNNSSQRLITLSDRAFTYARIVEKAAWREAIRRAVLQVAASPNNRLGIAPNQPTMSQLGALKSILGQLHKPENPREPGVVTQWLNNLEDTPNRKDKWSPQSLQTIRALISDENQIWNTLNLNFAEITLTSTGQQDLTARQWRNITNEQWQKSDQLWTEAVQALVDACIRAHKRDLEKDAYSTQTQGV is encoded by the coding sequence ATGAGCAAGAATAAGCCTAAAAAACATTCAAAAAAGGCTGCTATTTCCAATAATAAGCCTGTTAAAAATACAGTTCAGCCTTCCAAAACTCAACATAAAAATTTACCTCCAGCACCTAAAATATTCTCTGCTCATATAAAACTTATCAGTGACTGGCATATTGGCTGTGGTGCTGGAATTACTGGGGATATTGACAGTTTAGTACAGCGCAATCAAGATAAACTTCCTTATATTCCAGCTAAAACTCTTACTGGTATCTGGCGAGATGCTTGTGAGTTAGTGGCACTAGGTTTAGATAATGGGAGCGAAAATGGTGTTTGGCAAAAATGGGTAGATTATTTATTTGGAGAGCAACCTAATATTGCTGTACAAGCTATCGAAACATCACCACGTTCAGCAGCTTTATCAATTCGTGCAGCTTATTTACCTGAAAATTTAGCAACACTATTAAAAGATAAACCTCAATTAAGAGAAGCTTTAACTTTTGTGAAACCAGGTATTCAAATTAATTCTAAATCTGGTTGTGCAGAAGAAGAGTGTTTAAGATTTGAGGAAATGGTTAGAGGTGGGACAATATTAGAGGCAAAATGTGAAATAAATTTACCAGAAGATGAGAATCAAAAATGTACAGCTTACGCACTATTAATTGCCGGAACTCAATTAGTAGAACGTTTAGGTGGCAAGCGACGCAGAGGTGCAGGTAAGTGTCAGTTAGTGGTTGCAGAAGACATCCCATCTTGGATTAATTGGCTTGTAGATAATCCAGAAGCGCCTACTGTCCCTGATTTAGATAAAAAGTATGCAGATATAAATACAGAAGATATTCAAATAACAGCAACTGAAAATGATAATTGGTTGTATATTCCGTTGCAAATTATTACTAAGTCTCCTGTAATTATTTCTCAGCGAACCGTTGGTAATATTACAGAAACGCTTGATTATATCCCAGGCACTCATCTACTACGATTGGTTAGCAGAAAACTCAGCAATTTGGGGATTCATTTAAGAAGTGCGATCGCTCGTGGCGATATCCTAGTAACTAACGCTACTTTAGAAGTTGGCGAACAGCAAGGAAGACCGATCCCTCTGCCACTTTTTTATGAAAAACTAGGCGGCGGCATAGAAAAAGGCGGTAAAGTATATAACCGCTTTTTAGAATCTGAACCAAATAATCAACAGTTAAAAGGTTATCGTACAGGCTATATTGGCTCTACTAACAACTCTCATTTACCACAGTATGCCAAAATTAACCTGACTGTTGGCACTCACAGTACTATAGAAGATAAATATCAGCGTCCTACCAGTGATGTAGGCGGTGTTTACAGCTATGAAGCTATTCAACCAGGAACTCAATTAAAAGCTGAACTTAGATTGAGAAAAAGTTGGGCAGATTTATTCAAACAAAAGAAAGCAAATTGGTGGGATTGTCTTAACGGAAAAGACCGTTTAGGGCAATCAAAAAAAGATGACTATGGTGCTGTTGATATAAAAGTTTTGGGTAAACCGCAAGATATTCATCAAAATAATTCAACTAATAATTCACAATTAACCGTCTGGCTACTTTCTGACATTCTACTCAGAGATGAGCGACTGCGACCAAGCACTTCTATTGGCGATTTAGTTAAAGAATTAGAAACAGTTCTAGGTGTAAAACTGGAAATTCAAAAGCAAGAGCATGACAAACTTTCGTTAATCGCTCGTCAGCATCGAATTGAATCTTGGCAAGTGCGATGGGGATTACCTCGACCTTCCTTAGTTGGTTTGGCTGCGGGAACTTGTGTTGTATTCAATGTTAATGGACAACTTGACGCATCAAAATTATCACAAATAGAAGCAAGTGGCATTGGTGAACGTCGAGCGGAAGGTTATGGTCAAGTTTGTTTTAATGACCCACTTTTACTGAGAGAAACATCAAATCTGCAACAAGACAATACAGAAAACAATAAGGAACCTAAAAATAATTCATCTCAGAGGTTAATTACTCTTAGCGATCGCGCTTTTACTTATGCCCGGATTGTCGAAAAAGCGGCGTGGCGCGAAGCCATCCGTCGAGCAGTTTTACAAGTAGCAGCTAGTCCTAACAATCGTCTTGGGATAGCACCTAATCAACCCACTATGAGCCAATTAGGAGCCTTAAAATCAATTCTGGGACAACTGCACAAGCCAGAAAATCCACGAGAACCTGGAGTAGTTACTCAATGGCTCAATAATTTGGAAGATACACCAAACCGTAAAGATAAATGGTCGCCTCAAAGCTTGCAAACAATTCGCGCCCTAATATCTGATGAAAATCAGATATGGAACACACTAAATCTTAATTTCGCCGAAATAACTCTGACCTCAACCGGACAACAAGATTTAACAGCCAGACAATGGCGCAACATCACCAACGAACAATGGCAAAAATCTGATCAACTGTGGACGGAAGCCGTACAAGCTCTTGTGGATGCCTGCATTCGCGCCCATAAACGCGATTTAGAAAAAGATGCTTACTCAACTCAAACCCAAGGAGTCTAG
- a CDS encoding Cas10/Cmr2 second palm domain-containing protein has translation MYLVLIETSGNQNYIFSTNKLKENIGASELTYLAGTKWVLDAVAEINHTPQLSLWTKSGSNELRKKILNPQLNKHINDSEGVNIEVIIATSGKALLLAKDKEYAYKLIQKVTHKALIEAPGLDICGVFEKFNWDENNLGDINRKVHKKFELVRSQRPSHNLRFLRLPVIDECSTSGLPASHVEQFKQDNEEKTVLRSQVSCSKRQYSRDGFIRIREVLSRNELNIKLAPNLRALDEELRKQNFSEEIQEDSLEGLDNQEKLTRPLEWIAVVHADGNGLGEIFLDFGKNLSNRDYVEQYRQFSIALDICTEKAFLSSLGIFEHEKDGLISVIPLIIGGDDLTVICDGKSALKFTENFLVNFEKETNSQEHLNGIIPKIAMKSLKVECLSACAGIAIIKPHFPFSVAYELAEDLMQSAKKVKKIVVNTETNKPYPCSALDFHILYDSSDVELDIIREKLTINNEADTSLLYTRPYVITDTDKLQVAQHKDWAEFHHWEQLQNRVKILVSLDHDGKRKLPNSQMHDLRKGLFFGRVFADARYKLIRDRYYDAIIKLVESEDSLFAKEPESGLEKEPESAIYMTGLLDAMDAADFLNIESNSDEQE, from the coding sequence ATGTATTTAGTATTAATTGAAACATCTGGCAATCAAAACTATATTTTTTCTACTAACAAACTTAAAGAAAATATTGGTGCTTCTGAATTAACTTATTTAGCTGGAACTAAGTGGGTACTAGATGCAGTTGCAGAAATTAACCATACTCCACAATTATCGCTGTGGACTAAATCTGGAAGTAATGAGTTAAGAAAAAAAATACTAAATCCTCAATTGAATAAACATATTAATGACTCTGAAGGTGTTAACATCGAAGTTATTATTGCAACTTCCGGGAAAGCACTTTTACTAGCTAAAGATAAAGAATATGCTTATAAATTAATTCAAAAAGTCACCCATAAAGCTCTAATTGAAGCTCCTGGTTTAGATATTTGTGGAGTTTTTGAAAAATTTAATTGGGATGAAAATAATTTAGGAGATATTAATCGCAAAGTTCATAAAAAATTTGAGCTTGTGCGCTCTCAAAGACCTTCTCATAATTTACGATTCTTACGTTTACCTGTAATAGATGAATGTTCTACCAGTGGCTTGCCTGCTTCTCATGTAGAACAATTTAAACAAGATAATGAAGAAAAAACTGTACTTCGTTCTCAAGTTAGTTGTAGTAAACGTCAATATAGCCGTGATGGATTTATTAGAATTAGAGAAGTTTTATCAAGAAATGAACTGAATATTAAATTAGCTCCTAATCTTAGAGCTTTAGATGAAGAACTGAGGAAGCAAAACTTCTCTGAGGAAATTCAAGAAGATAGTTTAGAGGGTTTAGACAATCAAGAAAAATTAACTCGTCCGCTAGAATGGATAGCAGTAGTTCATGCAGATGGTAACGGTTTAGGAGAAATTTTTCTAGATTTTGGAAAAAATCTCAGTAACAGAGATTATGTAGAGCAGTATAGGCAATTTTCAATTGCACTAGATATATGTACAGAAAAAGCGTTTTTATCATCTTTAGGTATTTTTGAACATGAAAAAGATGGTTTAATTTCTGTAATACCATTAATTATTGGTGGAGATGATTTAACCGTTATTTGTGATGGAAAGTCTGCTTTAAAATTTACTGAGAATTTCTTAGTCAATTTTGAAAAAGAAACCAATTCTCAAGAACATTTAAATGGAATTATTCCTAAAATTGCTATGAAATCTCTCAAAGTAGAGTGTCTTTCTGCTTGTGCAGGTATAGCGATTATCAAACCTCACTTTCCTTTCTCTGTTGCTTATGAGTTAGCTGAAGATTTGATGCAATCTGCCAAAAAGGTAAAGAAAATAGTAGTAAATACTGAAACTAATAAACCTTACCCATGTTCAGCTTTAGATTTTCACATACTTTATGATTCTAGCGATGTGGAACTCGATATAATTCGAGAGAAATTAACTATTAATAATGAAGCAGATACAAGTTTACTCTATACTAGACCTTATGTGATAACTGATACAGATAAGCTCCAAGTAGCCCAACATAAAGATTGGGCTGAATTTCATCATTGGGAACAGTTACAAAATAGAGTAAAAATTTTGGTGAGTCTAGATCATGATGGTAAACGGAAATTGCCAAATAGCCAAATGCACGACCTTAGAAAAGGCTTGTTTTTTGGTAGAGTATTTGCCGATGCTAGGTATAAATTAATCCGCGATCGCTATTATGATGCAATTATAAAACTGGTAGAAAGTGAAGATTCTCTGTTTGCAAAAGAACCTGAATCTGGACTAGAGAAAGAACCTGAATCTGCAATTTATATGACTGGATTATTAGATGCTATGGATGCAGCCGATTTTTTAAATATAGAGAGCAATTCTGATGAGCAAGAATAA